One window from the genome of Salvia miltiorrhiza cultivar Shanhuang (shh) chromosome 7, IMPLAD_Smil_shh, whole genome shotgun sequence encodes:
- the LOC130994648 gene encoding uncharacterized protein LOC130994648: protein MDSSSTLPPSTSGAPPQREPETTLDEIVYKTKAIEFFGRTAPIILQNNNGPCPLLSICNVLSLKNSLSLSLDMPEVSQDKLLSLVADRLIDSNSKVDNKDAGYVKNQQQNIADAIDLLPRLTTGIDVNIKFRRIDDFEFTPECAIFDLLDIPLYHGWIVDPQDIETADAIGSKSYNTLMGELVSLETQAMECEQNKNLEEDSVDFVAATTAVLGVPSPSLSRSQSFTDSPQSVKKGDMEEEEEVLRVLKLSEAEILSSAAAGVVLNTDSAHRENSEVLICSEPVENHVSSEAVKAGALFSDDSNNLNNLSKGKRIPGKVTQEAACSLPKADQEENCVQKTCEDSKRSCESAVDERRNSDHVDEPLSLEEVPSSHCLDEPRNTEHVENKFTSTSDLDDQSYLTHDCKAGDSPSLLTASADLGSSSGPIHNTGSPVLNSSVDVSEPIYEGEECIMESGTAVCQNQEPIYEGEMVLAEQGDRGSVDDGDSKERISFTQGELIRNFMKNSASQLTIYGLFSLLDKVKERELCVFFRNNHFNTMFKYEGELYILATDQGYINQPDLVWEKLNEVNGDTVFVMGNFKDFKMDDHSNVTWDEQNAMANTADYIASIDSVAQSDSNINSDLQLAIALQQQEFEQQQPQRSVQPTVASGSGMITSPQVLHNSGKPTPSSSKQESKLKEKCAIM from the exons ATGGATTCTTCTTCTACATTGCCACCTTCgacctccggcgcgccgccgcAGCGGGAGCCGGAGACCACGCTGGATGAGATTGTGTACAAGACGAAAGCGATTGAATTCTTCGGCCGAACAGCTCCCATCATTCTCCAAAACAACAATGGCCCCTGCCCTCTCCTCTCTATAT GTAATGTTCTCTCCCTGAAGAACAGTTTGAGTTTGAGCCTGGATATGCCAGAGGTTTCACAGGATAAATTGCTCTCTCTGGTTGCTGACAGATTGATTGATTCAAACAGTAAAGTTGAT AACAAAGATGCTGGATATGTTAAAAACCAGCAGCAAAATATTGCAGATGCTATTGATTTACTTCCTAGACTCACTACTGGCATTGATGTGAATATAAAATTCAGAAG aatCGATGATTTTGAGTTCACTCCAGAATGTGCAATATTTGATTTACTGGATATCCCACTCTACCATGGATGGATTGTTGATCCACAG GACATTGAAACTGCTGATGCTATTGGTTCAAAATCATATAACACTCTCATGGGCGAGCTTGTTTCATTGGAAACTCAAGCTATGGAGTGTGAACAGAATAAGAATCTAGAAGAAGATAGTGTAGATTTTGTGGCTGCGACAACTGCAGTTCTTGGAGTTCCTTCTCCTAGTCTTTCAAGAAGTCAATCCTTCACTGATTCACCCCAAAGTGTGAAAAAGGGAGAcatggaagaagaagaagaagtcttGAGAGTCTTGAAGTTATCGGAGGCTGAAATTCTTAGTTCAGCAGCAGCTGGTGTAGTTTTAAACACTGATAGTGCACATAGGGAGAACTCTGAAGTGTTGATATGTTCAGAACCAGTGGAAAATCATGTTTCTAGTGAAGCTGTAAAGGCTGGGGCATTATTTTCTGATGACAGCAATAATTTGAACAATCTCAGTAAAGGTAAAAGAATTCCTGGAAAAGTCACCCAAGAAGCTGCTTGCTCACTCCCAAAGGCTGATCAAGAGGAAAATTGTGTACAGAAAACCTGCGAAGACTCTAAAAGATCCTGTGAAAGTGCAGTTGATGAACGCAGGAATAGTGATCATGTTGATGAACCTCTCTCTTTAGAAGAAGTTCCTTCTAGTCACTGTCTTGATGAACCCAGGAATACTGAACATGTTGAAAATAAATTCACTTCCACTTCCGACCTGGATGATCAAAGTTATCTCACACATGATTGTAAAGCTGGAGATTCACCAAGTTTGTTGACTGCTTCTGCAGATTTAGGTTCATCAAGTGGCCCAATACATAACACTGGTAGTCCTGTCCTCAATTCAAGTGTTGATGTCAGTGAACCCATTTATGAAGGGGAAGAGTGTATAATGGAATCAGGAACTGCGGTCTGTCAAAATCAAGAGCCCATTTATGAGGGTGAGATGGTTCTTGCCGAACAAGGGGATAGAGGTTCTGTTGATGATGGTGACTCTAAGGAGAGAATATCTTTCACACAAG GAGAACTAATCAGGAACTTTATGAAGAACAGTGCTAGTCAATTGACTATTTATGG CCTATTTAGCTTACTAGATAAAGTGAAGGAACGTGAGCTTTGTgtatttttcagaaataatcATTTCAACACTATGTTTAAG TATGAAGGTGAGTTGTATATTTTGGCAACGGACCAAGGTTACATAAATCAGCCAGATTTAGTATGGGAAAAACTAAATGAG GTGAACGGCGATACTGTGTTCGTGATGGGAAACTTTAAGGATTTCAAGATGGATGATCATTCCAACGTCACCTGGGATGAGCAGAATGCCATGGCCAATACGGCT GACTATATAGCTAGCATTGATAGCGTAGCTCAATCAGATTCCAATATCAA
- the LOC130994336 gene encoding uncharacterized protein At2g29880-like, with the protein MKFNSGFGYDNKAKKFTAPDEVWDAYCQAHPKDAYLRHGTCPDYEDLEMAIGNGVAVGKNSIGLGSATDARTLGADENRVPHIEELNYDAENEAFVGLTQDDPPSSGSKSPLVFPEVSVESTQRRAPAKRSRGQFEINSGHTENSSHQEFMAEIKKITTTIEGVQSLLVKRDTMLEKKEREKTYTTWDAIKEIPYLTEDVRTKAFDLLDTKSKKDGFLRMTVDEHKIEDEIEDEMEDELEDEIETEMELEYYDQVRLLMEATKELSEN; encoded by the exons ATGAAGTTTAACTCTGGTTTTGGCTATGACAACAAAGCTAAAAAGTTCACGGCCCCGGATGAAGTTTGGGATGCATACTGTCAG GCTCACCCAAAAGATGCATACTTGCGCCATGGGACTTGTCCGGATTATGAAGACTTGGAAATGGCTATTGGAAACGGTGTGGCGGTAGGGAAAAACTCAATTGGATTGGGTAGTGCTACTGATGCTAGGACACTAGGAGCTGATGAAAATAGAGTTCCGCACATAGAGGAGTTGAATTATGATGCTGAAAATGAAGCGTTTGTAGGTCTTACTCAAGACGATCCGCCATCATCCGGTTCCAAATCACCTTTGGTATTTCCTGAAGTGTCTGTGGAATCCACTCAGAGAAGAGCTCCCGCCAAAAGAAGTAGAGGCCAATTTGAGATAAATTCTGGTCACACTGAAAATAGTTCGCATCAGGAATTCATGGCAGAAATCAAAAAAATCACTACCACAATAGAAGGAGTTCAAAGCCTCTTGGTGAAACGAGATACTATGCTAGAGAAGAAAGAAAGGGAAAAAACTTATACAACTTGGGATGCTATCAAAGAAATCCCATATTTGACTGAAGACGTCCGCACCAAAGCATTTGACTTGCTTGATACCAAGTCCAAAAAAGATGGATTTTTGAGAATGACTGTTGATGAAC ataaaattgaagatgaaattGAAGATGAAATGGAAGATGAACTTGAAGATGAAATTGAAACAGAAATGGAGCTTGAATATTATGATCAGGTTAGGCTTTTGATGGAGGCAACTAAG gaattgagcGAAAATTAG